A portion of the Gigantopelta aegis isolate Gae_Host chromosome 10, Gae_host_genome, whole genome shotgun sequence genome contains these proteins:
- the LOC121384374 gene encoding uncharacterized protein LOC121384374: MLAAPFNEETSVKPGSAPGPFKTKEAPNYGTSNRFSDHDNRNSFQYHGVYLGNGRDTRLLGKHLIPINMRLHHTEPDFIKHYSLKPVDRNFDSLYHDSFEGKPTPFPPVHRRFPKTYKEPAEGPIKLDTTTTDRFRSPDVPYKTPLHVLALSQEPFPKHNRWKYSYQPLNRVYPQYDTTTKPLVDNIFNRYGADFMTQGEMNNSFIY, encoded by the exons ATGTTGGCCGCCCCCTTCAACGAAGAAACCTCCGTGAAACCCGGTTCAGCACCTGGTCCCTTCAAGACCAAGGAAGCA CCAAACTACGGGACAAGCAACCGATTCTCGGATCATGACAACCGAAACTCCTTCCAGTACCATGGCGTGTATCTAGGCAAC GGACGAGACACGAGACTGTTGGGGAAACACTTGATCCCGATCAACATGCGCCTCCACCACACGGAACCCGACTTCATCAAACACTATTCTTTGAAACCGGTCGACAGGAACTTCGACTCGCTGTACCACGACTCGTTCGAGGGCAAACCCACGCCCTTCCCGCCCGTCCATCGGAGGTTTCCCAAAACGTACAAGGAACCTGCCGAGGGACCGATCAAACTGGACACGACCACGACAGACCGGTTCAGAAGCCCGGATGTTCCATATAAGACGCCATTACACGTGCTAGCGTTGTCGCAGGAGCCCTTTCCCAAACACAATCGTTGGAAATATTCGTATCAGCCACTCAATAGAGTTTACCCACAGTACGACACGACGACGAAACCTCTAGTAGACAACATCTTCAACCGTTACGGAGCTGACTTTATGACACAAGGAGAGATgaataatagttttatatacTAA
- the LOC121384284 gene encoding uncharacterized protein LOC121384284 has product MPVNRDFTPSTQNDGIWYPHHSLGGVVHGEDFQSTTNRMLYSTFSEEAEHIPPPAPVGFQAKEATNYRWSHKFSQCDNKYAVAYGINFGEPKDRKLGKAIIPVIRRTNYTDRNFLKNLCLDSIEHRFDTVYGDAYQPKRTEFPPIHRRYPREYEHPAKGWVPVDPKPIKKRDIRPNIPWRPLSSTQRPDGKHNTWSYSYYPVHKIKYEMRRKPPIRDRITRYGPIVMNKTT; this is encoded by the exons ATGCCAGTTAACCGTGATTTCACACCGTCGACACAAAATGATGGAATATGG TATCCACATCACAGCCTTGGGGGCGTGGTGCACGGGGAAGACTTTCAGAGCACCACCAACAGGATGCTGTATTCCACGTTCAGCGAGGAGGCGGAACACATACCCCCTCCAGCCCCAGTCGGCTTCCAGGCCAAAGAAGCA ACAAACTACAGATGGTCTCACAAGTTTTCACAATGTGACAACAAGTACGCCGTGGCCTATGGCATCAATTTTGGCGAG CCAAAAGACAGAAAGTTGGGTAAAGCAATCATTCCAGTAATTCGGCGAACTAATTACACAGATAGAAACTTTCTCAAAAATTTGTGTCTGGATTCCATTGAGCACCGTTTTGACACGGTGTACGGCGACGCGTACCAGCCCAAACGAACAGAGTTCCCTCCCATTCACCGTAGATACCCGCGAGAATACGAACATCCCGCCAAAGGCTGGGTTCCGGTGGATCCGAAGCCGATTAAGAAGCGGGATATCCGGCCGAACATCCCGTGGCGCCCCCTGTCGTCCACTCAGCGGCCTGACGGAAAACACAACACGTGGTCGTACTCGTACTACCCGgtccacaaaataaaatatgaaatgagAAGAAAACCGCCCATCCGTGACCGCATCACTAGATACGGACCGATAGTCATGAATAAAACTACCTGA
- the LOC121384754 gene encoding uncharacterized protein LOC121384754 translates to MVWHDIEWTITVLLGVSVVVGPMFGSEVAVLMLFGLALLNLLVLLVFASLYISRDLSFTISEFLFFVLWYPISSLSSLPFDTLIDGPQQEQVRPPNLHCGVSVSIRQALFILSLFGLHNDHVVLLSVSWFIGFRLFLSSLAHSVTVYEDRASGSNVPHSDQLGMRPRNLPFIAAELMFAIFSLGFYYRLYSFFEIAAAMTYFIVSDKRLQRFITKQMAQCQLDFLEGLEINYFLGVLILIDCALCCVLFACAMRRGDYLSVILSYSNGFISLLEFRTRVWKRIQTEQQTLEDSRRASAGELADHNDICPVCLCVMTSARVTRCGHMFHGKCLRLSLHASPACPVCKEKLPERKSASALLLSNMT, encoded by the exons ATGGTTTGGCACGACATAGAGTGGACTATTACAG TGCTCCTCGGCGTGTCTGTGGTGGTTGGCCCAATGTTCGGCAGTGAGGTGGCGGTGTTGATGCTATTTGGTCTGGCTCTCCTCAACCTGCTCGTCCTGCTCGTGTTCGCCTCGCTCTACATCTCCCGGGATCTCTCCTTCACCATCAGCGAGTTCCTCTTCTTCGTTCTGTGGTATCCTATCTCCTCCCTGTCCAGCCTGCCCTTCGACACGCTTATTGACGGGCCCCAGCAGGAACAGGTCCGGCCCCCGAACCTCCACTGCGGAGTGTCCGTGTCCATACGACAGGCCCTCTTCATCCTGTCTCTGTTCGGACTCCACAATGACCACGTGGTCCTGCTGTCGGTATCGTGGTTCATAGGCTTCCGACTGTTCCTGTCTTCTTTGGCGCACTCAGTGACTGTGTACGAAGATCGAGCTTCAGGAAGTAATGTCCCTCACTCTGATCAACTGGGCATGCGTCCGAGGAATCTTCCCTTTATTGCAGCCGAGTTGATGTTCGCTATATTTTCGCTAGGGTTTTATTACCGTTTGTATTCGTTCTTTGAAATCGCTGCAGCCATGACGTACTTCATCGTCTCGGACAAAAGACTCCAGAggtttattacaaaacagatGGCGCAGTGTCAGCTTGACTTCTTGGAAGGTCTCGAGATTAACTATTTTCTCGGCGTACTGATTCTAATCGACTGCGCGTTGTGCTGTGTGCTCTTCGCATGCGCCATGCGACGGGGGGACTACCTCAGCGTTATCCTTAGTTACTCGAACGGTTTTATCTCGCTGTTGGAGTTCCGCACGCGGGTCTGGAAAAGGATCCAAACGGAACAGCAGACTCTGGAGGACTCGAGGCGAGCATCAGCCGGCGAACTGGCCGATCACAACGACATCTGCCCGGTGTGCCTGTGCGTCATGACGTCGGCGCGTGTGACGCGGTGTGGACACATGTTTCACGGCAAGTGTCTCAGGCTGTCCCTCCACGCCAGCCCAGCGTGCCCGGTATGTAAGGAGAAGCTGCCGGAAAGAAAATCCGCTTCGGCTTTGCTTCTTTCAAACATGACCTAG
- the LOC121382825 gene encoding E3 ubiquitin-protein transferase MAEA-like — protein MADVKSLEHPTLKVPYEVLNKRFRSAQKGIDREVAHVHNSGADVEQCLQKPVSLGDVTQAIDNMVEKLTILKRKADESIQDELDAAKVIKKRVEHLKEAEHLPPGAKPLWNKKRLDRMLVEFFLQAGYYNTALKLATHSEIEDLTNIDLFLTSKEVEESLIRHETGPCLNWCYENKSKLRKMRSTLEFKVRRQEFIELVRNNQRLEAVKHARKYLSSVDDCHIQEVQKVMGLLAFPKITEKTPHKGLFSEDCWKELVQQFRNENFKLHQLNTTPVFTAALQAGLSSLKTPHCYKAHMSTRNTNCPVCSKNLNELARSLPYAHCSNSKLICTITGHSLNEHNPPMVLPNGHVYGYNSLVTMAASNDGRVVCPRTREIYHLDEADKVYVM, from the exons GTTCCCTACGAGGTGTTAAATAAGCGTTTCCGTTCTGCTCAGAAGGGCATCGACCGCGAAGTCGCACACGTGCACAACAGCGGCGCCGATGTCGAGCAGTGTCTGCAGAAACCAGTCTCACTGGGAGATGTGACGCAGGCCATCGACAACATGGTGGAGAAACTCACCATTCTGAAGAGAAAG GCTGATGAAAGCATCCAGGATGAGTTAGATGCTGCGAAGGTGATCAAGAAGCGGGTGGAACACCTGAAAGAGGCAGAACACCTCCCCCCTGGAGCGAAACCTCTGTGGAACAAGAAACGTCTCGACCGAATGTTGGTGGAGTTCTTCTTGCAGGCTGGTTACTATAACACAGCTCTGAAACTGGCCACCCATTCTGAAATCGAG GACCTGACCAACATCGACCTTTTCCTGACATCAAAGGAGGTGGAGGAGTCACTGATACGACATGAAACTGGGCCGTGTTTGAACTGGTGTTACGAAAACAAATCCAAACTCAGAAAGATGCGG AGCACATTAGAGTTTAAAGTGCGAAGACAGGAGTTTATCGAACTTGTCAGGAATAATCAAAGGCTGGAGGCTGTTAA acaCGCCCGGAAGTACCTGAGTTCAGTTGATGACTGTCACATACAGGAAGTGCAGAAAGTCATGGGATTGCTGGCTTTCCCGAAAATTACAGAAAAAACTCCACATAAG GGTTTGTTCTCTGAAGACTGCTGGAAGGAGTTGGTGCAGCAGTTCCGTAACGAGAACTTCAAGCTGCACCAGCTGAACACCACACCCGTCTTCACCGCGGCCCTGCAGGCCGGTCTGTCCTCACTGAAAACACC TCACTGCTACAAGGCGCACATGTCGACGCGGAACACCAACTGCCCAGTGTGCAGCAAGAACCTCAATGAGCTGGCCCGGAGCCTGCCGTACGCCCACTGCTCCAACTCGAAACTGATCTGCACCATCACCGGGCACTCCCTCAATGAACACAACCCCCCTATGGTCCTCCCCAACGGACACGTGTATGGATACAAC TCTTTGGTAACAATGGCTGCCAGTAATGATGGGAGAGTTGTCTGCCCTCGAACAAGAGAAATCTACCATCTGGATGAGGCAGACAAGGTGTACGTCATGTGA